In Chroococcidiopsis sp. TS-821, one DNA window encodes the following:
- a CDS encoding aldo/keto reductase, which yields MMEESGTPQKRSHWQRRQFLLRASIVGAGGAIASFIWQKHNISAATQNSVANPREDFGTIPRRMLGKTGVEVSALALGGAHLGNVKDDQVAVRIVQEAVDSGVNFLDNAWEYGKGRCEELMGRALQGGRREKAFLMTKVCTHGRDARVAMQQLEQSLQRLKTDYIDLWQIHEVIYDNDPELHFAKGGVVEALEQAKQQGKVRFIGFTGHKDPAIHLKMLAYKYPFDTCQLPLNCFDASFRSFEQQVLPELNRQQIAAIGMKSLGGDGNALKKGIVTVEEALRYAMSLPVASTVSGIDSLAVLYQNLRIAGNFQPMSAEEMQAVRNRYASYAADGRFELYKTSKKYDGRPGREQHGFPLPQQLKL from the coding sequence CTGATGGAAGAATCAGGAACACCACAAAAGCGATCGCATTGGCAGCGACGGCAATTCTTGTTGCGCGCTAGTATTGTTGGCGCTGGAGGTGCGATCGCCAGTTTCATTTGGCAAAAGCACAATATCTCAGCAGCAACACAAAACTCAGTAGCGAATCCCCGCGAAGATTTTGGGACAATTCCGCGACGGATGCTAGGCAAAACAGGAGTCGAAGTTTCTGCTTTAGCACTAGGAGGCGCACACCTAGGTAATGTGAAAGATGACCAAGTTGCGGTGAGGATTGTTCAAGAAGCGGTTGATTCTGGCGTGAATTTCTTAGATAACGCTTGGGAGTATGGAAAAGGGCGCTGCGAAGAATTAATGGGTCGAGCATTGCAAGGCGGAAGACGCGAAAAAGCGTTTTTGATGACAAAAGTCTGCACTCACGGACGCGATGCGCGTGTAGCAATGCAGCAGTTAGAGCAATCTTTACAACGGTTAAAAACAGACTACATCGATTTGTGGCAAATTCATGAAGTTATTTATGATAATGACCCTGAACTACATTTTGCCAAAGGTGGTGTAGTTGAAGCGCTAGAGCAAGCCAAACAACAGGGAAAGGTTCGATTCATTGGCTTTACAGGACATAAAGATCCTGCCATTCATCTCAAGATGTTGGCGTACAAATATCCCTTTGATACTTGTCAGTTACCCTTAAATTGCTTCGATGCAAGTTTTCGCAGTTTTGAGCAGCAAGTGCTACCAGAACTTAACCGCCAGCAAATCGCCGCAATTGGAATGAAAAGTTTGGGGGGTGATGGCAACGCATTGAAAAAAGGAATCGTTACAGTAGAAGAAGCACTCCGCTACGCTATGAGTCTCCCTGTAGCCAGTACGGTTAGCGGTATTGATTCCTTGGCAGTGCTGTACCAGAACTTACGTATTGCTGGTAACTTTCAACCGATGAGTGCAGAGGAAATGCAAGCTGTGCGCAATCGATACGCTAGTTACGCTGCAGATGGACGCTTTGAACTGTACAAAACATCAAAAAAATATGATGGGAGACCTGGTAGAGAACAGCACGGATTTCCTTTACCACAGCAGTTGAAACTTTAG
- a CDS encoding class I fructose-bisphosphate aldolase, with translation MTATLSAPETIESWLGEEAEDLLTHKAKVSKDLLHLPGPDFVDRIFSISDRSPQVLRSLQQLYSHGRLANTGYLSILPVDQGIEHSAGASFAPNPIYFDPENIVKLAIEAGCNAVATTLGVLGSVSRKYAHKIPFIAKINHNELLTYPNQFDQVMFASVEQAWNLGAVAVGATIYFGSEQSTRQIQEVSQAFARAHELGMATILWCYLRNSAFKQDKDYHISADLTGQANHLGVTIEADIVKQKLPENNHGYAAVAKATGKSYGKTNDRVYTDLVTDHPIDLTRYQVLNSYCGRAGLINSGGASGKNDFAEAIRTAVINKRAGGSGLISGRKTFQRPFEDGVKLFHAIQDVYLSPEVTIA, from the coding sequence ATGACAGCAACACTTTCTGCACCAGAAACAATTGAATCTTGGTTGGGTGAAGAAGCCGAAGATCTGCTGACTCACAAAGCCAAAGTGTCAAAAGATTTATTGCACTTACCAGGGCCCGATTTTGTCGATCGCATTTTTTCGATTAGCGATCGCTCGCCACAAGTATTGCGCAGTCTACAACAACTTTATTCCCACGGTCGCTTAGCAAATACGGGCTACCTTTCTATCTTGCCCGTAGACCAAGGAATTGAACACTCGGCAGGAGCTTCGTTTGCACCTAACCCAATTTATTTTGACCCAGAAAACATTGTCAAGTTGGCGATTGAAGCAGGTTGTAACGCGGTAGCGACGACTTTAGGAGTTTTGGGCAGTGTTTCGCGCAAATACGCGCATAAAATTCCCTTTATCGCCAAAATCAATCACAATGAACTGCTGACTTATCCGAACCAATTCGATCAAGTCATGTTTGCATCAGTTGAACAAGCTTGGAATTTGGGTGCTGTTGCGGTTGGTGCAACGATTTATTTTGGTTCGGAACAATCAACGCGGCAAATTCAAGAAGTCAGTCAAGCTTTTGCCCGCGCCCACGAACTCGGTATGGCGACTATCTTATGGTGCTATTTGCGCAATAGTGCGTTTAAGCAAGATAAAGACTATCACATTTCAGCCGACCTTACGGGTCAAGCAAATCACTTGGGCGTGACGATTGAAGCTGATATCGTCAAACAAAAGTTGCCAGAAAATAATCACGGCTATGCTGCAGTCGCCAAAGCAACAGGAAAAAGCTACGGTAAAACGAACGATCGCGTCTACACCGATTTAGTTACCGATCATCCAATCGACTTGACGCGCTATCAAGTTTTGAATTCTTATTGCGGACGCGCAGGGTTGATTAATTCAGGTGGTGCTTCAGGTAAAAATGACTTCGCGGAAGCAATTCGCACCGCAGTTATTAATAAACGTGCTGGTGGTTCTGGATTAATTTCTGGACGTAAAACATTCCAGCGTCCCTTTGAAGATGGAGTGAAACTGTTTCATGCGATTCAGGATGTTTATCTGTCGCCAGAAGTGACAATTGCTTAA